The Desulfocurvus vexinensis DSM 17965 genome includes a window with the following:
- a CDS encoding rod shape-determining protein, translating into MIFKRLLGMLGKDLAMDLGTANTLLYTPKEGIVLNEPSVVAIDTKTGNVIAVGKEAKDFLGRTPERIRAIRPMKDGVIADFEVTKEMIAFFIKKVIRGMSLIKPRIVICVPTGITQVEKRAVIESGLQAGAREVKLIEEPMAAAIGAGLAIEEPIGNMVVDIGGGTTEVAVISLSAVAYAESVRVAGDEMNESIQRYFQDKYQLLIGENMAEKVKMRLGSAAPLDEALVGEVSGKNIVDGTPRCIEITDAQVREAIHEPVAAIVMAVKRALEKTPPELVGDIARNGLLLAGGGALLKGLDRLISQETNLSVIVDDDPLTTVVRGTGRSLAEDKRFAKVWIN; encoded by the coding sequence ATGATTTTCAAGCGCCTCCTGGGGATGCTGGGCAAAGACCTGGCCATGGACCTCGGCACGGCCAACACCCTGTTGTACACGCCCAAGGAGGGCATCGTGCTCAACGAACCCTCCGTGGTGGCCATAGACACCAAGACCGGCAACGTCATCGCCGTGGGCAAGGAGGCCAAGGATTTCCTGGGCCGCACCCCCGAGCGCATCCGCGCCATCCGGCCCATGAAGGACGGTGTCATCGCCGATTTCGAGGTCACCAAGGAGATGATCGCCTTCTTCATCAAGAAGGTCATCCGCGGCATGTCGCTCATCAAGCCGCGCATCGTCATCTGCGTGCCCACGGGCATCACCCAGGTGGAAAAGCGCGCGGTCATCGAAAGCGGGCTGCAGGCCGGGGCGCGCGAGGTCAAGCTCATCGAGGAGCCCATGGCCGCGGCCATCGGCGCCGGGCTGGCCATCGAGGAGCCCATCGGCAACATGGTGGTGGACATCGGCGGCGGCACCACCGAGGTGGCGGTCATCTCCCTGTCCGCCGTGGCCTACGCCGAATCCGTGCGCGTTGCAGGCGACGAGATGAACGAGTCCATCCAGCGCTATTTCCAGGACAAGTACCAGCTGCTCATCGGCGAGAACATGGCCGAGAAGGTCAAGATGCGCCTGGGCAGCGCCGCGCCCCTGGACGAGGCCCTGGTGGGCGAGGTGTCGGGCAAGAACATCGTGGACGGCACCCCGCGCTGCATCGAGATCACCGACGCCCAGGTCCGCGAGGCCATCCACGAGCCGGTGGCGGCCATCGTCATGGCCGTCAAGCGCGCCCTGGAGAAGACGCCCCCCGAGCTGGTGGGCGACATCGCCCGCAACGGCCTGCTGCTGGCGGGCGGCGGCGCGCTGCTCAAGGGGCTGGACCGGCTCATCAGCCAGGAGACCA